Proteins found in one Oryza glaberrima chromosome 4, OglaRS2, whole genome shotgun sequence genomic segment:
- the LOC127769672 gene encoding 30S ribosomal protein S17, chloroplastic: MLGCPTGNLIPYPSIRLSFFLSFHGWRGSQGYDSKEERALKMLLTTPFVSSPVRVQGNGGSGASPWAGAATALRIQAAKQLTGRVVTTKADKTVGVEVVRLAPHPKYKRRERIKKKYQAHDPDNQFKVGDVVELRRSRPISKTKHFLAVPLPPRDTRRKSQLLPPLQSQSQSQDQDQPPTPPPSSD; encoded by the coding sequence TCCATCAGGCTCAGCTTCTTCTTGAGCTTCCACGGGTGGAGAGGCAGCCAAGGATACGATAGCAAGGAAGAGAGAGCGTTGAAGATGCTGCTGACCACCCCGTTCGTGTCGTCCCCTGTGAGGGTCCAGGGCAATGGGGGCAGCGGCGCCTCGCCGTGggcgggcgcggcgacggcgctgagGATCCAGGCGGCGAAGCAGCTGACGGGGCGTGTGGTGACGACGAAGGCGGACAAGAcggtgggggtggaggtggtgCGGCTGGCTCCTCACCCAAAGTACAAGCGGCGGGAGCGCatcaagaagaagtaccaggcGCACGACCCGGACAACCAGTTCAAGGTCGGCGACGtcgtcgagctccgccgctcccgccccATCTCCAAGACCAAGCACTTCCTCGCCgtccccctccccccgcgcgaCACCCGCCGCAAGTCCCAGCTCCTCCCGCCTCTCCAGTCCCAGTCCCAGTCCCAAGACCAGGACCAGCCacccacgcctcctccttcctccgaTTGA